Proteins encoded within one genomic window of Setaria italica strain Yugu1 chromosome IV, Setaria_italica_v2.0, whole genome shotgun sequence:
- the LOC101774859 gene encoding uncharacterized protein LOC101774859 yields the protein MSSQAIEDHRSGAEVHAGRELCAQKSREFMVELGLPDGLLPLPALDEVGYNRSTGFVWLRQAAGVTHTFDTIGKQVWYDKEVTAFVEPGRMSGLTGVKSKELLIWVTISEIVVSPSGTKVVFRTPAGLGRAFPVTAFQLNPPAEGDKKEEGDAGAATNN from the coding sequence atgTCGTCGCAGGCGATCGAGGACCACCGCTCCGGCGCGGAGGTGCACGCAGGGCGGGAGCTGTGCGCGCAGAAGTCCCGCGAGTTCATGGTGGAGCTGGGCCTCCCCGACGGCCTCCTCCCGCTGCCGGCGCTCGACGAGGTGGGGTACAACCGGTCCACGGGATTCGTGTGGCTCCGCCAGGCCGCCGGCGTGACCCACACCTTCGACACCATCGGGAAGCAGGTGTGGTACGACAAGGAGGTGACGGCGTTCGTGGAGCCCGGGCGGATGAGCGGCCTCACCGGGGTCAAGAGCAAGGAGCTCCTCATCTGGGTCACCATCTCCGAGATCGTCGTCAGCCCCTCCGGCACCAAGGTCGTGTTCCGCACCCCCGCCGGGCTCGGCCGCGCCTTCCCCGTCACCGCCTTCCAGCTCAACCCGCCCGCCGAGGGGGACAAGAAGGAGGAGGGCGACGCCGGTGCCGCCACTAACAATTGA